Proteins co-encoded in one Arachis hypogaea cultivar Tifrunner chromosome 13, arahy.Tifrunner.gnm2.J5K5, whole genome shotgun sequence genomic window:
- the LOC112732881 gene encoding NAC domain-containing protein 41 yields MEKLNFVKKNGVSRMPPGFRFQPTDEELVFQYLKCKVFSFPLPASMIPDINLSNYDPWDLPGNCDEHQEMYFFSSKEPKYRNGSRMNRTTTSGYWKATGSDKRIISSSNNSDDNSILGIRKTLVFYQGKSPNGTRTHWVLHEYRLVSTTLHANNNACDIGDWVLCRLSVKKRSVGSGSIIISKKARSSPSSSSSSSTSSNNVMEVSSSYAS; encoded by the exons ATGGAAAAGTTAAATTTTGTGAAGAAGAATGGGGTAAGTAGAATGCCTCCTGGATTCAGATTCCAGCCAACGGATGAAGAGCTTGTGTTTCAGTATTTGAAATGTAAGGTCTTCTCATTCCCCTTGCCCGCTTCCATGATTCCTGACATCAATCTCTCCAACTATGATCCTTGGGATTTGCCAG GAAATTGTGATGAACATCAAGAGATGTATTTCTTCAGCAGCAAGGAACCCAAGTATAGAAATGGAAGCCGCATGAACCGAACAACCACCTCTGGCTATTGGAAGGCAACAGGATCCGACAAAAGAATCATTTCATCTTCTAATAATAGTGACGATAATAGCATTCTTGGCATTAGAAAAACCCTAGTGTTTTACCAAGGGAAATCTCCCAATGGCACTAGAACTCACTGGGTCTTGCATGAATATCGCCTGGTTAGTACTACTCTACATGCTAATAACAATGCTTGCGATATAGGAGATTGGGTTCTGTGTCGCTTATCGGTGAAGAAAAGGAGTGTTGGGAGTGGTAGTATCATCATAAGCAAGAAAGCACGTTCTTCACcatcttcatcctcatcttctTCCACTTCAAGTAATAACGTCATGGAAGTATCTTCTTCATATGCTTCTTAA